A region of the Leptospira venezuelensis genome:
GAAGTTTGTAAACAATGGTTCCACTACTTTTGCAGTGAACTTTCCTCATCTGGAATTAAATCCAATTCCTCAGGGAATGTATAGAATACTGAACGTTCACAAAAACCAACCTGGGTTCTTGAAGGATATCAACAGTATGGTTTCTGAAATTGGAGCAAATATCAGCTCTCAACATTTAGGAACGAGTGCTGAAATTGGTTACCTCTCTATGGTAATCAATATGAGCGTAGGTGATGAACTAAAAGAAAGAATAGAAAGACATCCTGGATCTCTTAAGACCAGAATTCTTTACTAAGCTATTTTTAGATAAAAAACTTCAGTTTATATTTTCTCGGAGAGATGATTTCGATTTTCTGAAACTGATTTAATTTCAGAAGATCGTAATCCTCGCTCATGATCGTATCTGCTTTCGCAAATTCTGGAATAAATAATTTCCAAAGACGAATGGAATACTTCCAATTCGCTTAATAAATTAGCAATATAGAAGAAGATTCGGGATTGGTGAAAATATCTGCCATGTAGTAACTTCGACAAAATAAGAAGATTTGAATCTCAAATCCCGGCAAGACCGAGCTCCTTCTCCGCTAAACACAGGTATTTGTTCGCTATATTAGAAAGTGACTTAATATTTTAGTGCATTGCACGATTTTCTTTTTGTCCGGGAACTAATATAAGATTACTGGTATAGAATTTGCTATAAATAGGGTAATCGCCTCTTTGTCCGAATATTTCAGGATCGTAAAACGATCTTAATCGGAACGTAAGCGACTTAATCTAAGCTATCTTAGAAAACCGGGAGGAAAACCGCCATGAAATACAATAGAATCCCCTCCACTCTTAATGTAGGCTTTCAGGTCTTAGAAAGTTCTAAACTGAGGATTGCCGAAAATGTTCTCGTAGGAATTGTCCATAGAACGGATATTCCTTGGGAACCAGGAACGAATCTTGCTCTGCAAGTAGGAACAATCAGTGTCTCTGGTTCCATCGATATTCCGATGAAAGTGATCAAGTGTGATCGTGTTTCTGATGTAGAATACGATATATTCTTGAATTATACTGAAAAGGATTTTGATAAGATCAAAGAGATTGAAGAATTAATCCAGACCTTAGCGTAAGGCTTATATAAACAAACACCGGGTGATTCCCCGGTGTCGTTTTGGTCAAATTAAAGGGATTCGTCGCTTTAGATTATGCGACAAATAGATCCGCTTTTTGGATCATGGTGAGAGAAATTTTACTAGGATTCGCTTTTTGTGGAAAATACACGATCTCTTCGCCTACGAGTCTTCTGTTTTTATCTAATTCGATGATAGAACCATCTTTTAAATGAAGGATGATATCAATTCCTCGGTAGTTTACGTATCTTTCCATTTGTTCTTTAAATTTGCTGCTTACCATGTTCGCCCCTAACTACAAAACGTTGGAGGAAAACTATTCCGGTACGATAAAAGTACAAGTGTTTTTTGAAAAAACTCAGGAATTTTTTTATGTCTCCGGATTTTTCGTACTAAACATGCGTGAGTAAAAAATACGTTACCCGACACATAAACATATTTAAAATTCGTTTACTTTAAATTTGTTACGTAGAATTCCTCAAGTATACTTTCGAGAATTTCCGGCCGATCATGATGCATATTATGACCTGCATCTTCTATTTCAGTATATTTTAAATTCCTAATATGTGAGAATACTTCCTTGCTATCATCCAGAGCAAGATGAGTCTTTTGTCCATATACAACGAGAACATTACAGGAAATAGTTTCCCAAAGATGTCGAGTGAATTGAGGACTTAAAAATACAGGAGGACCATTTTTATAAGAAGGGTCACTCTTCCACATATACCCCCCCTCTTCTGCCGGTCTTGTTAATGTTTCGGTGATTTTGAGAAGTCTTTCTTTTGGAAGTCTTGGATAGATAGGTGCAAGTCTTGCTGCTGCATCTTCTACAGATTTAAAATTTTTTTGGCGCTTTCTATCCTTTCCCGCGAGACTTTGTTCCCAATTTTCCAACCAACCAAGGAACCTTCTTCTTTCCTTTTCAGGATCTTGGAGAGAACTAAAACCTTCCAAAGATACAAGACTTTGAACTCTTTCTGGGTAGAGACCTGCAATTCGAGAACCAAGCCCCCCTCCCATAGAATGTCCGAGTATATGGAATTTTTCAGGAAGAAATTTTTGGATGAATGTAGTGGTATCCACTAAAGGAAGCATGAAATGGTAGAAACCTTCCCTCAGCCAATCCGAATCCCCATGTCCCCTATAATCAAAACGATAAAGATCGAAATATTTGGATAAATATTCTTCTTGGAACAAAAAAGTTTGAGAAGAATCCATAAATCCATGAAGAAGAAGTAATGCTCTACCCTTTCCATTATCTCTTTTTGTATAATGGAGTTTATATCCACCTGATTCAAAAAATCCGCTTTCTTGGTTTTTATTTTGAGAATCCGAAACTTCCATAGGGTCATTTTGGTGGGAAAACAGAACTTGAAAACAATTCCTTGCCGTTTTCTTTCATTTCAGGCAAGGAAAGTTCTTTAATTTGTTCGAGGCCCCAACTTTCTTCACTTTGAAAATTGCTTAAAAGTTTTTCTAAATAAGAGATTATAAGAGCAATTTGCTCTCTACCAATCGAAGAAAGTTCTCCAGTTTCTGAAAGTTTTAAGAACTTCTCCCTGGACTTCTCCGCTTGCATTTTAGATCCGCGTATATTCGGTTTTACGAAAACTTTATTCAAGGAAATGGCAAGTTGGATCCACCCGTGTAGAAGAAGTCTTCTGCCGCCTGCTTCCTTTTTCCATTGAAATTCGAATACTTCATGTAATTCGAAATATCTTCCTTTAAGATATAGCTTTCTTCCTTCTTCCCATGCATAGACAAAGCTCGAGTC
Encoded here:
- a CDS encoding PilZ domain-containing protein, whose translation is MKYNRIPSTLNVGFQVLESSKLRIAENVLVGIVHRTDIPWEPGTNLALQVGTISVSGSIDIPMKVIKCDRVSDVEYDIFLNYTEKDFDKIKEIEELIQTLA
- a CDS encoding alpha/beta fold hydrolase, with protein sequence MEVSDSQNKNQESGFFESGGYKLHYTKRDNGKGRALLLLHGFMDSSQTFLFQEEYLSKYFDLYRFDYRGHGDSDWLREGFYHFMLPLVDTTTFIQKFLPEKFHILGHSMGGGLGSRIAGLYPERVQSLVSLEGFSSLQDPEKERRRFLGWLENWEQSLAGKDRKRQKNFKSVEDAAARLAPIYPRLPKERLLKITETLTRPAEEGGYMWKSDPSYKNGPPVFLSPQFTRHLWETISCNVLVVYGQKTHLALDDSKEVFSHIRNLKYTEIEDAGHNMHHDRPEILESILEEFYVTNLK
- a CDS encoding DUF309 domain-containing protein, with product MEFDPEILSILEKVKQGDADSSFVYAWEEGRKLYLKGRYFELHEVFEFQWKKEAGGRRLLLHGWIQLAISLNKVFVKPNIRGSKMQAEKSREKFLKLSETGELSSIGREQIALIISYLEKLLSNFQSEESWGLEQIKELSLPEMKENGKELFSSSVFPPK